The Mobula hypostoma chromosome 22, sMobHyp1.1, whole genome shotgun sequence genome includes a region encoding these proteins:
- the LOC134360233 gene encoding hexosaminidase D-like isoform X1 yields the protein MADGQGDKPMEADVKMHKPPQLGLKLVHLDLKGAPPKISYLREIFPLFADLGADGILLEYEDMFPYEGKLQVLKSPNAYSPSDIKDLMVLAKTLKFEIIPLVQTFGHMEFVLKHEAFAHLREVKAFPNTLNPHKEESMELVKSMIDQIMAIHNNIKWIHIGSDEVYYLGEGEESKQLIEQGQTNKSSLFTSHVKAVASYIIATHSSVKPIIWDDMLRNISTDKLKESMLDQLVEPMIWVYNADLDVHKMLLQIQKYQGMGFSQIWFASAFKGATGAAQCLTSISYHLANHLQWLNVAETLPRNSIHLQGIALTGWQRYDHFSVLCELLPVGIPSLAVCLQTLRHGVFSLKEEEYVKRSLGCKSLRIDFLSVEDAGSFPGSEVLDHVTHIITYLQQSVDKLHENIYIRGWFSNYHRKRKYVHPGIIQNFEGEVRSVYALWEAAISKLRTAMERIYYPDTVEEWIEEHVNPALTRLQCLVHDMDEALASIDTK from the exons ATCTTTCCTCTGTTTGCAGACCTTGGTGCAGATGGTATTCTCCTGGAATATGAAGATATGTTTCCATATGAGGGAAAGCTACAAGTTTTAAAGTCTCCAAATGCTTACAG TCCTTCAGACATCAAAGATCTTATGGTTCTGGCCAAGACACTGAAGTTTGAAATAATTCCATTAGTGCAAACCTTCGGCCACATGGAG TTTGTACTTAAACATGAAGCTTTTGCTCACCTTCGCGAAGTGAAAGCATTCCCTAACACTCTCAATCCACACAAAGAAGAGTCTATGGAATTAGTAAAATCCATGATTGACCAGATAATGGCAATACATAACAACATAAAATGGATACACATTGGATCAGATGAG GTTTATTACCTTGGTGAAGGTGAAGAATCCAAGCAACTGATTGAGCAAGGCCAAACAAATAAAAGTAGTCTGTTCACGTCTCATGTGAAAGCAGTTGCAAGCTACATTATTGCTACTCACTCAAGTGTGAAACCTATAATTTGGGACGATATGCTCCGAAATATCAGTACAGATAAACTTAAAG AATCTAtgttagatcagctggttgaaccAATGATCTGGGTATATAATGCTGACCTTGATGTGCATAAAATGT TACTTCAAATACAAAAGTATCAGGGAATGGGATTCTCTCAGATATGGTTTGCAAGTGCTTTTAAAGGAGCTACAGGTGCAGCTCAATGTCTAACGTCAATTAGCTATCACTTAGCTAACCACCTGCAGTGGCTGAATGTAGCTGAGACTCTGCCAAGGAACTCCATTCATTTACAGGGGATAGCACTCACTGGTTGGCAGAG ATATGATCATTTCTCTGTTTTGTGTGAATTACTGCCTGTGGGGATTCCGTCCTTGGCCGTCTGTCTGCAGACCTTGAGACATG GTGTGTTCTCTCTAAAGGAAGAGGAATATGTGAAACGGTCTCTTGGATGCAAAAGTTTAAGAATTGATTTTCTAAG CGTTGAAGATGCTGGCAGTTTTCCAGGCAGTGAAGTACTTGACCACGTCACTCACATTATTACTTACCTACAGCAATCTGTTGATAAACTTCATGAAAACAT ATATATAAGAGGATGGTTCAGTAACTACCACAGAAAGAGAAAGTATGTCCACCCTGGTATCATTCAGAATTTTGAAGGAGAAGTTAGAAG TGTCTATGCACTTTGGGAGGCAGCCATAAGTAAACTGCGTACAGCAATGGAAAGAATTTATTATCCAGATACTGTGGAAGAGTGGATAGAAGAACACGTTAACCCAGCTTTGACAAGGTTACAGTGCCTCGTGCACGATATGGATGAAGCTTTAGCATCAATTGAcaccaaataa
- the LOC134360233 gene encoding hexosaminidase D-like isoform X3, translating to MFPYEGKLQVLKSPNAYSPSDIKDLMVLAKTLKFEIIPLVQTFGHMEFVLKHEAFAHLREVKAFPNTLNPHKEESMELVKSMIDQIMAIHNNIKWIHIGSDEVYYLGEGEESKQLIEQGQTNKSSLFTSHVKAVASYIIATHSSVKPIIWDDMLRNISTDKLKESMLDQLVEPMIWVYNADLDVHKMLLQIQKYQGMGFSQIWFASAFKGATGAAQCLTSISYHLANHLQWLNVAETLPRNSIHLQGIALTGWQRYDHFSVLCELLPVGIPSLAVCLQTLRHGVFSLKEEEYVKRSLGCKSLRIDFLSVEDAGSFPGSEVLDHVTHIITYLQQSVDKLHENIYIRGWFSNYHRKRKYVHPGIIQNFEGEVRSVYALWEAAISKLRTAMERIYYPDTVEEWIEEHVNPALTRLQCLVHDMDEALASIDTK from the exons ATGTTTCCATATGAGGGAAAGCTACAAGTTTTAAAGTCTCCAAATGCTTACAG TCCTTCAGACATCAAAGATCTTATGGTTCTGGCCAAGACACTGAAGTTTGAAATAATTCCATTAGTGCAAACCTTCGGCCACATGGAG TTTGTACTTAAACATGAAGCTTTTGCTCACCTTCGCGAAGTGAAAGCATTCCCTAACACTCTCAATCCACACAAAGAAGAGTCTATGGAATTAGTAAAATCCATGATTGACCAGATAATGGCAATACATAACAACATAAAATGGATACACATTGGATCAGATGAG GTTTATTACCTTGGTGAAGGTGAAGAATCCAAGCAACTGATTGAGCAAGGCCAAACAAATAAAAGTAGTCTGTTCACGTCTCATGTGAAAGCAGTTGCAAGCTACATTATTGCTACTCACTCAAGTGTGAAACCTATAATTTGGGACGATATGCTCCGAAATATCAGTACAGATAAACTTAAAG AATCTAtgttagatcagctggttgaaccAATGATCTGGGTATATAATGCTGACCTTGATGTGCATAAAATGT TACTTCAAATACAAAAGTATCAGGGAATGGGATTCTCTCAGATATGGTTTGCAAGTGCTTTTAAAGGAGCTACAGGTGCAGCTCAATGTCTAACGTCAATTAGCTATCACTTAGCTAACCACCTGCAGTGGCTGAATGTAGCTGAGACTCTGCCAAGGAACTCCATTCATTTACAGGGGATAGCACTCACTGGTTGGCAGAG ATATGATCATTTCTCTGTTTTGTGTGAATTACTGCCTGTGGGGATTCCGTCCTTGGCCGTCTGTCTGCAGACCTTGAGACATG GTGTGTTCTCTCTAAAGGAAGAGGAATATGTGAAACGGTCTCTTGGATGCAAAAGTTTAAGAATTGATTTTCTAAG CGTTGAAGATGCTGGCAGTTTTCCAGGCAGTGAAGTACTTGACCACGTCACTCACATTATTACTTACCTACAGCAATCTGTTGATAAACTTCATGAAAACAT ATATATAAGAGGATGGTTCAGTAACTACCACAGAAAGAGAAAGTATGTCCACCCTGGTATCATTCAGAATTTTGAAGGAGAAGTTAGAAG TGTCTATGCACTTTGGGAGGCAGCCATAAGTAAACTGCGTACAGCAATGGAAAGAATTTATTATCCAGATACTGTGGAAGAGTGGATAGAAGAACACGTTAACCCAGCTTTGACAAGGTTACAGTGCCTCGTGCACGATATGGATGAAGCTTTAGCATCAATTGAcaccaaataa
- the LOC134360233 gene encoding hexosaminidase D-like isoform X2, with amino-acid sequence MADGQGDKPMEADVKMHKPPQLGLKLVHLDLKGAPPKISYLREIFPLFADLGADGILLEYEDMFPYEGKLQVLKSPNAYSPSDIKDLMVLAKTLKFEIIPLVQTFGHMEFVLKHEAFAHLREVKAFPNTLNPHKEESMELVKSMIDQIMAIHNNIKWIHIGSDEVYYLGEGEESKQLIEQGQTNKSSLFTSHVKAVASYIIATHSSVKPIIWDDMLRNISTDKLKESMLDQLVEPMIWVYNADLDVHKMLLQIQKYQGMGFSQIWFASAFKGATGAAQCLTSISYHLANHLQWLNVAETLPRNSIHLQGIALTGWQRYDHFSVLCELLPVGIPSLAVCLQTLRHGVFSLKEEEYVKRSLGCKSLRIDFLSVEDAGSFPGSEVLDHVTHIITYLQQSVDKLHENIYIRGWFSNYHRKRKYVHPGIIQNFEGEVRRY; translated from the exons ATCTTTCCTCTGTTTGCAGACCTTGGTGCAGATGGTATTCTCCTGGAATATGAAGATATGTTTCCATATGAGGGAAAGCTACAAGTTTTAAAGTCTCCAAATGCTTACAG TCCTTCAGACATCAAAGATCTTATGGTTCTGGCCAAGACACTGAAGTTTGAAATAATTCCATTAGTGCAAACCTTCGGCCACATGGAG TTTGTACTTAAACATGAAGCTTTTGCTCACCTTCGCGAAGTGAAAGCATTCCCTAACACTCTCAATCCACACAAAGAAGAGTCTATGGAATTAGTAAAATCCATGATTGACCAGATAATGGCAATACATAACAACATAAAATGGATACACATTGGATCAGATGAG GTTTATTACCTTGGTGAAGGTGAAGAATCCAAGCAACTGATTGAGCAAGGCCAAACAAATAAAAGTAGTCTGTTCACGTCTCATGTGAAAGCAGTTGCAAGCTACATTATTGCTACTCACTCAAGTGTGAAACCTATAATTTGGGACGATATGCTCCGAAATATCAGTACAGATAAACTTAAAG AATCTAtgttagatcagctggttgaaccAATGATCTGGGTATATAATGCTGACCTTGATGTGCATAAAATGT TACTTCAAATACAAAAGTATCAGGGAATGGGATTCTCTCAGATATGGTTTGCAAGTGCTTTTAAAGGAGCTACAGGTGCAGCTCAATGTCTAACGTCAATTAGCTATCACTTAGCTAACCACCTGCAGTGGCTGAATGTAGCTGAGACTCTGCCAAGGAACTCCATTCATTTACAGGGGATAGCACTCACTGGTTGGCAGAG ATATGATCATTTCTCTGTTTTGTGTGAATTACTGCCTGTGGGGATTCCGTCCTTGGCCGTCTGTCTGCAGACCTTGAGACATG GTGTGTTCTCTCTAAAGGAAGAGGAATATGTGAAACGGTCTCTTGGATGCAAAAGTTTAAGAATTGATTTTCTAAG CGTTGAAGATGCTGGCAGTTTTCCAGGCAGTGAAGTACTTGACCACGTCACTCACATTATTACTTACCTACAGCAATCTGTTGATAAACTTCATGAAAACAT ATATATAAGAGGATGGTTCAGTAACTACCACAGAAAGAGAAAGTATGTCCACCCTGGTATCATTCAGAATTTTGAAGGAGAAGTTAGAAG ATACTAA